Genomic segment of Thiomonas sp. FB-Cd:
GGCCTTCTGCGCGCGCGCGTGCACATTCACACGGCCCGTGAACACACCGTGCGCCGCGTCGTCGAACACGCCGCGCACGTGCGTGCGGCTCGTGCCGCGAGGCTGCCGATGGTCGATCTGCACATGCACGTCGCCATGTTGCGTGCCCGCCAGCATGCTGAGCCCGCGCAGCGCGGTGCTGCAGCCCGGCCCTTCGTGTTCGATGTGAAGCTCCTGGCGCGACAGCCGCGCGCCCAGCACCAAGGCCTGCGCGTCGAGGTGGCTGTCTTCGCCCTGGGCCCCGTGCAGCTGCGACACATGGATCGCGGCGTCCGAGTCTTCCTGCAAGCGCACGTGCGCCAGCTTCGCTCCACGCTCCAGTGTCGCCCGGGTCACGCTCGTCACCAGATACGCCGGGGCGCGCGCAAGACCGATGTGCTGCTCGATGACCTGTGCGGCGGCGCCCTGCCCCAGGCGCAGCGCATGGCGCACATGCGCGGCGCCCGCGCGCGTTTGCAGCGTGATGATGACGACGGGCCCGTCAAGGCAGGCGCCGTCGGCCAGGTCGAGCACCAGGCCGTCGCGCGCAAACATGCGGTTGATCGCGTCGAAGGCGCCGCCGCGCGCGGCGGCATCCAGCACTGCCCCCGACCCTGTGCAGCTGTGCGATGGGCTTGCGCCCCACGGCGCCAGGCTCACCCCCGGTGGCAGGTCGTTCACACGGGAAAGTGCCGCGTCAAAGGTGCCATCGACAAACACCAGACGGGCGCCGGCACCGACGAGCAAGGCACCGGCATCGCGCAGCGCCTCCAGGCCCAGAGGTGCGGTGGGCGCGGTGGGCGCAGTGATGGCGACATCGACGGCGTCCAGCGCGCGCAGGCTGGTGTATTTCCAGTCTTCGGTGTGGCGCGTGGGCAAGCCGCTGCGCAGCAAGGCCTCCCGCGCCTGGCGGCGCGCCTGGGCGCGCCATGCCGGTTGGGGCGCAGCGTGGCCGTCGCTGGCGTCGAAGGCCTGGACGAATGCCTCGAGCGCTCCCATGCTCAGGCCTCCGGTGAACGGGACAGGGGGGACAGGGGGGACGGCGCCTCGCCACCTTGCAGCCAGGCGTAGCCCTCGCGCTCGATGCGCTGCGCCAGCTCCGGCCCGCCCGAGGCGACGATGCGCCCGCGCCACAGCACATGCACGCGGTCGGGAACGATGTATTCCAGCAGGCGCTGGTAGTGGGTGATCAGCACGATGGCGCGCTGCGGCGCGCGCATGGCATTGACCCCTTGCGCAACCGCCTTGAGCGCGTCCACGTCGAGCCCGGAGTCGGTTTCGTCCAGGATCGCCAGCCGCGGCTGCAGCAAAGCCATTTGCAGCATTTCGTTGCGCTTTTTCTCGCCGCCTGAAAAACCCTCGTTGACGCCCCGCTGGAGGAAGGTCTCG
This window contains:
- the sufD gene encoding Fe-S cluster assembly protein SufD → MGALEAFVQAFDASDGHAAPQPAWRAQARRQAREALLRSGLPTRHTEDWKYTSLRALDAVDVAITAPTAPTAPLGLEALRDAGALLVGAGARLVFVDGTFDAALSRVNDLPPGVSLAPWGASPSHSCTGSGAVLDAAARGGAFDAINRMFARDGLVLDLADGACLDGPVVIITLQTRAGAAHVRHALRLGQGAAAQVIEQHIGLARAPAYLVTSVTRATLERGAKLAHVRLQEDSDAAIHVSQLHGAQGEDSHLDAQALVLGARLSRQELHIEHEGPGCSTALRGLSMLAGTQHGDVHVQIDHRQPRGTSRTHVRGVFDDAAHGVFTGRVNVHARAQKADAGMVNRNLLLSPQAEADTRPQLQIDADDVLCSHGAAVGPLDGEALFYLLSRGIAAQDARALLVQAFMAEAWPDIGWEPLHAHVQAQLAARWSLAPGLEGAAS